A window of the Desulfurellaceae bacterium genome harbors these coding sequences:
- a CDS encoding TIGR03619 family F420-dependent LLM class oxidoreductase translates to MKFGIHFSLGVGMRPSAADYIRIAQRAEELGYHSAWLGDHIVIPEKIESAYPYTPDGSASFPRRLPFPDPFVLLAGIAASTQTIQIGTSVIVVPYRNPLHVAKAVATLDMVANGRFQFGVGVGWLAEEFEALGETFSERGSRTREYLRLMKAIWTDEAASFEGRYFSFPDLYAQPLPVQKPHPPIIFGGESLPALKRVADLGEGWQPGPIPLDALRERTERLRALMAERGRDFSQLAFSMMADGRDLKDNPDRLSQLEEIGVQELVLSMADVDTEKTLARLEDNARAFLS, encoded by the coding sequence ATGAAGTTTGGCATCCATTTCTCGCTGGGCGTCGGCATGCGGCCGAGCGCGGCCGATTATATCCGCATTGCCCAGAGGGCTGAGGAACTCGGCTATCACTCGGCCTGGCTGGGCGATCATATTGTTATTCCGGAAAAGATCGAATCGGCCTACCCGTATACCCCGGACGGCTCGGCCAGCTTTCCCCGCCGCCTGCCGTTTCCCGACCCCTTCGTGCTGTTGGCCGGCATTGCCGCCAGTACGCAGACCATTCAGATCGGCACCAGTGTGATTGTGGTCCCCTACCGCAACCCGCTGCACGTCGCCAAAGCCGTGGCGACCCTCGACATGGTCGCCAACGGCCGCTTTCAGTTCGGGGTCGGGGTGGGCTGGCTGGCCGAAGAATTCGAGGCCCTGGGAGAGACCTTCTCCGAGCGCGGCAGCCGCACCCGCGAATACCTGCGGCTGATGAAAGCCATCTGGACCGACGAGGCGGCCAGCTTCGAGGGCCGGTATTTCTCCTTTCCCGACCTGTACGCCCAGCCGCTGCCGGTCCAGAAACCGCACCCGCCAATAATTTTTGGCGGCGAAAGCCTGCCCGCCCTCAAACGCGTGGCCGACCTGGGCGAGGGCTGGCAGCCGGGTCCGATTCCGCTTGACGCGCTGCGAGAGCGGACCGAGCGGCTCAGAGCCCTGATGGCCGAACGCGGCCGGGATTTTTCTCAACTGGCCTTCTCGATGATGGCCGATGGCCGGGATTTGAAGGACAATCCGGACAGGCTGTCACAGCTGGAAGAGATCGGCGTTCAGGAACTGGTCTTGTCCATGGCCGATGTGGATACGGAAAAAACCCTGGCCAGGCTGGAAGACAACGCCCGGGCCTTCCTGTCCTAG
- a CDS encoding DEAD/DEAH box helicase, with the protein MTTFPELGLRSELLRALDDVHYTVPTPVQSEAIPVVLDGKDLLACAQTGTGKTAGFLLPILHELAYATGPRLRALVLSPTRELAAQLGKSALKYGKYLQLRSTVVFGGVGLGPQIEQLERGVDLLIATPGRLLDHMQRGNLSFHALSAVVLDEADRMLDMGFLPDVRRILNALPPERQTLLFSATMPAEIERLAHDVMQSPVVIDVGPRATPVSSVRQVLYLVEAEQKGRLLHYLLQRGQLRHVLVFTRTKSRADWLARRLSQTGRQVEALHGDKSQRLRTRALDGFRTGQIDVLVATDVAARGLDVQGISHVINFDVPQVADDYIHRIGRTARAEAQGDAISLACLDELSYVRAIERSLDAAIPRKMVRGFEPGPLTVRQYTQPQASRAARLATGAIRHFAPRGQKRW; encoded by the coding sequence TTGACGACATTTCCCGAACTCGGACTCAGATCCGAATTGCTCCGTGCCCTCGATGACGTTCACTATACGGTCCCCACGCCAGTCCAGAGTGAGGCTATCCCGGTCGTGCTGGACGGTAAAGACTTGCTCGCCTGCGCGCAAACCGGGACCGGAAAAACCGCCGGTTTTCTGCTGCCCATCCTGCACGAGCTGGCCTATGCCACAGGTCCCCGCTTACGGGCGCTGGTCCTCAGCCCGACCCGCGAGCTGGCCGCTCAGCTCGGCAAGAGCGCCCTCAAATATGGCAAATACCTCCAGCTACGCTCGACGGTGGTGTTCGGTGGGGTGGGACTCGGCCCCCAGATCGAACAGCTGGAGCGCGGCGTAGACCTGTTGATCGCCACCCCTGGCCGGCTGCTCGACCACATGCAGCGGGGCAACCTGAGCTTCCACGCCCTGAGCGCGGTCGTGCTCGACGAGGCCGACCGGATGCTCGACATGGGGTTCTTGCCCGATGTGCGGCGTATCCTGAACGCCCTGCCACCTGAACGCCAGACCCTGCTGTTCTCGGCCACCATGCCGGCTGAGATCGAGCGCCTGGCCCACGATGTCATGCAGTCTCCGGTTGTGATTGATGTCGGACCCAGAGCCACGCCGGTTTCGAGCGTGCGCCAGGTGCTGTATCTGGTCGAGGCCGAACAGAAGGGCCGCCTGCTCCACTATCTGCTGCAGCGGGGACAGCTACGGCACGTGCTGGTCTTTACCCGGACCAAGAGCCGGGCCGACTGGCTGGCCCGCCGGCTGAGCCAGACCGGCCGTCAGGTTGAAGCCCTGCACGGGGACAAGAGCCAGCGGCTGCGGACGCGCGCCCTGGACGGCTTTCGGACCGGGCAGATTGACGTGCTGGTGGCTACCGATGTGGCGGCCCGCGGTCTGGACGTGCAGGGCATTTCGCACGTCATCAACTTCGATGTGCCGCAGGTCGCCGACGACTACATCCACCGGATCGGGCGGACCGCCCGCGCCGAGGCCCAGGGCGACGCCATCTCGCTGGCCTGCCTGGACGAGCTGAGCTATGTCCGGGCTATCGAGCGCAGCCTCGACGCCGCAATCCCGCGCAAGATGGTGCGCGGCTTTGAGCCGGGTCCGCTGACCGTGCGTCAGTATACCCAGCCCCAGGCGTCGCGGGCGGCGCGGCTGGCCACCGGCGCGATTCGGCACTTTGCCCCGCGCGGCCAGAAACGCTGGTAG
- a CDS encoding amidohydrolase: MYQGYKFIDSDSHILEPADMFERYLEAPFRSEMPHAWVDYQGQPLGFGISVTIPATDSDQDYVMPFGRDPMPDGELTLGDAGTRIVMPEHNDAYAGFARRGFPPELYKLALERTGIDYMVVYPTVGLYVTAVPQLKADTAAAYRRAYNNWLHDFCTEAGGRVVGAASIDLRDPDEAIREVRRCVKDFGFKAVHINPTPVGEYRMYDAVYDRLWSTLEDLDVPLAIHVGAGNAADEMLYYYLPRLRSIQGTMAFTMGNMIASAALIMGGVLERHPKLRVVHLESGAGWVAFWIDRMDAGVQGGFRDLENPGLKLHPIDYFQRQCYIAADQDDPGIKQVIEVMGDDNIVTATDFGHPEGRKYAGAAEELLGLPGVSEDSKRKIMWDNALRLYPLEAA; the protein is encoded by the coding sequence ATGTACCAGGGCTACAAATTCATTGACAGCGATTCGCACATCCTCGAACCGGCCGACATGTTTGAGCGCTATCTTGAGGCGCCGTTTCGTTCCGAAATGCCGCACGCGTGGGTCGATTATCAGGGCCAGCCGCTCGGCTTTGGTATTTCGGTGACCATTCCGGCGACCGACAGCGACCAAGACTATGTCATGCCGTTTGGCCGCGACCCCATGCCCGACGGCGAGCTGACCCTGGGCGACGCGGGCACACGCATTGTCATGCCCGAGCACAACGACGCCTATGCCGGCTTTGCCCGCAGAGGCTTTCCGCCTGAGCTGTACAAGCTGGCCCTGGAGCGCACCGGCATTGATTATATGGTCGTCTATCCGACCGTCGGCCTGTACGTGACTGCGGTTCCTCAGCTCAAAGCGGACACTGCCGCAGCCTACCGCCGGGCCTACAACAACTGGCTGCACGATTTCTGCACCGAGGCCGGCGGCCGGGTCGTTGGCGCGGCGTCCATCGACCTGCGCGACCCCGACGAAGCGATCCGAGAGGTGCGGCGCTGCGTCAAAGACTTTGGCTTCAAGGCGGTCCATATCAACCCCACCCCGGTCGGCGAATACCGGATGTACGACGCCGTGTATGACCGGCTGTGGAGTACCCTGGAGGACCTCGACGTGCCGCTGGCCATCCATGTCGGGGCGGGCAATGCCGCGGACGAGATGCTGTACTACTACCTGCCCCGGCTGCGCTCCATCCAGGGCACAATGGCCTTTACCATGGGCAATATGATTGCCAGCGCGGCGCTGATCATGGGCGGGGTGCTCGAACGCCATCCAAAGTTGCGCGTGGTGCACCTGGAATCCGGGGCGGGCTGGGTCGCGTTTTGGATCGACCGCATGGACGCCGGCGTGCAGGGCGGTTTCCGTGACCTGGAAAATCCGGGTCTCAAGCTGCACCCCATCGACTACTTCCAGCGCCAGTGTTACATCGCGGCCGACCAGGATGACCCCGGCATCAAGCAGGTCATTGAGGTGATGGGCGACGACAATATCGTGACCGCGACCGACTTTGGTCATCCCGAGGGACGAAAATATGCCGGCGCAGCCGAGGAACTGCTCGGCCTGCCGGGGGTGTCCGAAGACAGCAAGCGCAAGATCATGTGGGATAACGCCCTGCGGCTGTATCCGCTCGAAGCGGCCTGA